GTTATTGCTTTTAAGATATGTTTAATCTAAAagcaagaagaaaaaaaacacaccaaaaaacAATGCCATATTTAGATAATGAGTTGGTTTTACCATTGATGATCACCGTTGGAACAAGTGTACTTTAAaccccattcggaactcctcggcaaaatgtatcgaaaacaacctcggatgtatgccggtacatcagtagaagtagttcgtaaattttcgaattatatcattaattaaatgtaatgttttagcTTGTGTTTGTAGGTCTTAGATTAAATTAATTCCAAGAGAAGAGAATAATttgtcaccttagtgcaataactcaataactgcatatagaaatagaagcagatattgagttcttgcactaaggtgacgaattgcaaacataattaagattcccatgAGCAAAGCCAGtaaatttaactgctaaataaaactactacgcaatctacttgtagcgtagttaaagtgaacagatttctgacattgtaaaccgtccatatacatccgaggttgttttcgataaaagtagccgaggagttccgaatgggttATTTAAACTCTAGTGAGCTCCTGTTTCCCTTACCGTACCGAGACGGAAACCCTTTCATCTATATACAGTGGAGGTCTTGAGCCTCCAAGAAGGTATACGAATGAATGTTTTACTATAGAACTTGTTCCTGTATCTATCAGTATGGTTTGTACCAACGTGTGTGTAATTCTTACACATGCTGTTCTGTCTCGTCAACTTGCTTAGTCCATACTCGTtacatttcatgaaaatacTACATCGACCAAATTTATGCCTACGTTCTGTATGTGTATACATTATGTATTCGTTAATGGTCTCGGTTGTACTGGATAAACAGAGACGTATTTGTTCAGTTTCGTTCATTTgcgtttatttgaaatattcaaacGGGCCCGTGGTGCTTTAGAGGTAACACTCCTTTGAAACTCCGGATATGATTTGACATGTTTTGATATGCCTAGAACAAAAACCAGAATCTCTCACGTATAAATCAGAACATCTGTAATTTACAACCGgtaaatcatacatgtataatgttgaatcgtttttaatcaaataaggaacattttttatatttatttgccCGTCATCGACAAGTGTTTGTGGAACATGTTTGTGGGACATTCCTTGGTTAGGTCATCCTTCATTCTCCAAACGTTCTCGCACTCTATGGTCACAACCTCACACAGGATAGTAGTCTCGTCATAGTGGTATTTGAACAAGATCctgataatataaaatgaattgtcgataaattgcgtcataaatgctacgtcggaaggcaataatttgcttcgaatgaagactttaaacaaagataacttcactatttattcatcattttaaataaaaaagcgcagtctacggagcctcgccttcggtctttaccagagtttgattgagagtttagttctATCGAcgaaccttttcacaatacggccgtctggcggagcactgtcaaaacattattttggaaacaggtttgtcgaaatgtttgatgaaactaatcaccttatcaaactccggtaataaaacgaagacggagctctttaagcggcacatactgccctttgtttcattaaaaatggtgtagtaaaagaaaagttatctttgatttaagtcttcattttcagcaaaatatcgCCTTCttacgtagcatatatgacgtaatttatcacgtggtatacacacattgataATGCAACAGCAAAAATCaacaagtttaaacaaatgcataaaaatgcttgattgttcattttttttttactttatctaCGTATACGGGCGAACTGCCGGTGTAAGGTTTGTATTTGACCCGCatacaatttttaaatgataccgGGAAGTCCATTTTTCTATGTGGTCGAACATCTCAGTAAGGAAGTCGATATATTAACCTATACTATATTACAATGATGACAAGGGAGTCGTGGTACGATTGGGATCAAAGTGCTTCCTAACATTGGAagattttaaaaacacaaaaaatacgttttatataatatatatatggaagTGAGAGCCATCCGATCACTGAAAACAGCACTTGATGTTATGCtgaaactgtttattgacaAAAGTGACAACGAAACGCTCTCAACGACTCCTATATTCTCCAAAGTTCAATTATCCCTACATATAAGTTCTTAATCAAAAATGCAGAATGTAAACCAGTCACCTTATATCATATGGTAGGTGGCGAGTCTCTAAGCGCTCACGGCAGTATGCTGAACGCTTCAGTCCATTGTTCtagaacatttctttttaaaacttaatgtAATGAAATGTATCCGTATGTAAGCGTCAGGTATATCCCCACTCGATCATTGGACATGTGGAGATAGAGGTGTGCAATGCTTAATGAATCCCTATTTTTAAGCGTCATTGGGCGCGGtttggttttcaacatttagtatatatttttacaaaaatcatcatcatcatcatcatcatcatcatcatcatcatcatcaaatctTCACAAATGGTCTTACACGgcttaagtatatttttatttggggATTAAGCAGCGCAAGCGTTATTCTTTAGATCTTCTACCATACGTGCCTGACCAACCATCTATATAGCTCTAGTGACATCGTTAGTGTTAAATCCTAATCGTATTATCTCGATCGAGTTAACTTACAATCACAAGCGGGTAGCTAATCATCTCAAAAGTTACCGACTAATGCAAGTGCTTGACCTACTAATGCAAGTGCTTGACCGACTAATGCAAGTGCTTGATCTACTAATGCAAGTGCTTGACCTACTGATGCAAGTGCTTGACCTACTAATGCAAGTGCTTGACCGACTAATGCAAGTGCTTGACCTACTAATGCAAGTGCTTGACCTACTAATGCAAGTGCTTGACCGACTAATGCAAGTGCTTGACCTACTATCTGCCGTATCGTTAATGTTTGCCGACAAAACCAGCTCGACTTTCGCTCTGCCGTATCGTTAATGTTCGGCCAACCAGACCAGCTCGACTTACTATTGTAAGCACTCTCAATATGCCGTATCGTTAATATTCGACCAACTATACCAGCTCGACTTACTATTGTTAGCACTCTCGATCTGTCGTATCGTTAATGTTCGACCAACTATACCAGCTCGACTTACTTTTGTTAGCACTCTCGATCTGTCGTATCGTTAATGTTCGACCAACTATACCAGCTCGACTTACTTTTGTTAGCACTCTCGATCTGTCGTATCGTTAATGTTCGACCAACTATACCAGCTCGACTTACTATTGTAAGTACTCTCAATATGCCGTATCGTTAATGTTCGGCCAACTATACTAACTCGACTTTCCATTGACAGCGTTCTACCGTCCACCGGCGAGCCCTCTTCTGGCGCGATCAACCAGCTTTATAAACTTACTTCCTCGAGTGTTCGAAACTTTAACCTtgaagtgacactcgtatttatgTATACACatctataacaaacataaattttgagtgataagcctttaactactaataatgcattaatggacaTAGGCTAACATATTAATTACCATAAataacacggtatccttcataagaaccattgttttctataATTATTCATCGTTTTcggttaattaaaataactgaattaattgtggtataCCTTATTTGGGAGTGTGAGTGCATCTTGAAAAAGGAGATCTATATCGTAAGTTGGCTTTGTAACACATTATTAAGATAAGATGTTGAGAAACGCTACGTGTACGTGTGAATGGATATGACAGGTTATGCAGTGAATAGTGCCGTCAGGAAAGCGAGCGTTAATGAATCTACACGTACATAGTTATACTTGTACGATCGACTTAAAGGGGCAACATTCGCTGCCTCGGCAGCGAGTAAATGGGGCGTGGCTTATTGTAAATTCCCTCAGCTATGTACCTGTCTGTTAAACTCAGTGTTCTATCTTAAGCATACACaagagaaatgtaaacaaacagggCTGATCAGAGCAGACGATGTATTTCCCCACACTACAATCTTctatatgaaataaagatgaccaaacagatgttttctttgaaatgatcGTGTTCTTGTTCCTGACTGGCATTTTGTTATTTCGACtaaatctttttttctgtatgggACATCCCTTTTTAGAATCAACATTCTCATTCCAGTCCAAAATAGCAAGGTTTATTCTCAGTCTGGAATCCAATtctaattattttgtcaaaatgctttaTTGAATGCATCCACAACCCTAGTACAAATTAACCTTATTGTAAACGAGTTCAGCAAGGAAACAATTCAGATAGTGTTGACACCTTTAATTGGTAATTAAATGTCACTGGCTGGAATCTggtttgtgtattgataactggAAATCAAATGCACATTTTGAGTCAAAAAGGAGGGAACTCAAACACagttatacatgaacatttgcaAGACATGGAACTAGGTACTGCcttcctttaaaataataactttggGCAGAATAAGAAGACTCAAAATATGGAACTAAATAATCAGGacaaagagagagagagagagagagagagatattTACATAGTTTACATGACTGAAGAACAATAGGAGATATTCACTTTACCTGGCTGggatttaaacatttgtaatgaTGACAAAACTTTTGATAGAAAGCGAAGGAGCAACTAACATTTAAGCAATTTAAGCAATGaggttataattatttttttaaaacacaaatatgaaaacaatgttacatatttaaaccaGGGAGAGGTTCACCAGACTTATTAGTTACGTAACgcttaaaaagaaaaaagggtTAATATCATACAAAACAATTAGACTAAAATGTAGCATATGAAGCTGATGATATCTATCAATAATTTTGGGATATGCAggtgaaataaaaaattatcaaGGTTTGTTCACTTTTGTTACTACAGTATAATTTTATGATAGTGAGGCATGTCGTCTGCTACAAGCAAGCTGCTAGGGATGTAAACACCAGCACGTGGTAATGTTTACAACAGAGAGTTCATAACCCCCAGAACACCAATTCGCCACTCCCCCggcaaattcaaattttcaacctgacagttggattttttttctcaaagtcaTGTTTCTagtaatgtttcaaaaacaaattaaggattttgtatttgtttaaccTTCATTTTACATGCCTGCAAAGTTTCATGTCTCAACTTTTTGTAAGCATTGCATAGATTTGGAAAAAGTGTCCCTGATGTGAatcatgcataaaattatacaaaagcttGCCCCAGCGCCACCTGGAGGTTTATATAGTCCTGTTTCAAGTACAGAATCCCTACAGGCTGCTACACATTCAAGTACAGAATCCGTACGGGCCGCTACACATTCAAGTACAGAATCCGTACGGGCCGCTACACATTCAAGTACAGAATCCATACAGGCTGCTACACATTCAAGTACAGAATCCCTACAGGCTGCTACACATTCAAGTACAGAATCCGTACGGGCCGCTACACATTCAAGTACAGAATCCGTACGGGCCGCTACACATTCAAGTACAGAATCCCTACAGGCTGCTACACATTCAAGTACAGAATCCCTACAGGCTGCTACACATTCAAGTACAGAATCCGTACGGGCCGCTACACATTCAAGTACAGAATCCGTACGGGCCGCTACACATTCAAGTACAGAATATTACGGGCAGCTACACATTCAAGTAAATAGTCCGTACGTGCCGCTACACTTTCAAATACAGAATCCGTACGGGCTGCTACTCATTCAAGTACAGAATCCCTACGGGCCGCTACACATTCAAGTACAGAATCCCTACGGGCCGCTACACATTCAAGTACAGAATCCGTACGGGCCGCTACACATTTAAGTACAGAATCCCTACAGGCTGCTACACATTCAAGTACAGAATCCCTACAGGCTGCTACACATTCAAGTACAGAATCCCTACGGGCAGCTACACATTCAAGTACAGAATCCGTACGGACCGCTACACATTAAAGTACAGAATCCCTACAGGCTGCTACACATTCAAGTACAGAATCCCTACGGGCCGCTACACATTCAAGTACAGAATCCCTACGGGCCGCTACACATTCAAGTACAGAATCCCTACGGGCCGCTACACACCCAAAAAGCCAGACCAGATAAGGGGGGTCTTTGATGCATCTGCCAAGTTTGAAAACTTGTCCCTCAATGATGTTCTCCTTCAAGGCCCTGATCTGATCAACATTTTGCTTGGTATCCTTCTACGTTTTCGAAAAGACAAGATAGCCATCTGCGCAGACATTcagcaaatgttttataactttcTGGTGAAAGAGGAAGATCGTGACTTCCTCAGATTCTTCTGGTACAAGGAAAATGATCCCAACAAAGAAATTATAGAGTATAGAATGCGGGTTCACGTATTTGGGAACAAGCCTTCTCCTTCTGTTGCTAATTTTGGCTTGCAGAAAACAGCCGCCATTAGCGAGACGGAGTTTGGTAAGGATGTTCAGGAATTCATTTCCCAGAATTTCTATGATGACGATGGTCTCGTTTCATTACCCACTGTCGAGCAAACAGTAGACCTAATGAAGCGAACACAGGCCGCTCTTTTACAAAATGGAAATTTGCGCCTACACAAAATAGCGTCTAGTGATGAAAGGGTTCTCAAAGCTTTCCCGCCAGAAGACCTTACTAAAGATCTTTCTTGTCTGGACCTGTCCAAAGACGACTTGCCCACTCAAAGAAGTTTAGGTCTACTTTGGGTTCTCAAGTCAGATTGTTTCACATTCTCTGTCCCTGATGTTGAAAGGCCTTTCACACAACGAGGAATGCTTTCTGTTGTGAATAGTTTGTATGATCCTCTAGGCTTTGTCGCTCCAGTCACCATTGTGGGTAAATTGCTGCTCAGGTCAATGACGTCAGGAAACTGTAGTTGGGACGAACCATTGCCTGATGAATATTTTCAGAAATGGCTTGATTGGACTGATTCTTTAAAGTCTCTGAAAGATGTATCGATATCTCGTGGTTATTTTGGTCATTCTTTAAGCCAGGCCTCAAACAACACTTTGCTCTTGTTCTCGGATGCTTCAGAGAAAGCAATTGCTTCAGTTGCTTATTTGGTCAGTGAGACTGTTGAGAACAGTAAGACTCAAATTGGGTTTGTTATGGGTAAAACAAAGGTGGCTCCCACAAAAGGTCACACAATTCCAAGACTGGAGTTGTGTGCTGCGGTTCTCTCCGCCGAGATTGCAGAACAAGTTCTTGCTCAGCTCCAAGTTCATGTCAACGAAGTTAGGTACTTTACAGACAGTAAAGTGGTTCTAGGTTACATTTATAACAGGAAAAGAAGGTTTTACACCTACGTAGCTAACAGAGTAGAAAGAATTCTCAATTCTTCAAAATCCTCTCAGTGGTATTACATTGACACAAAACACAATCCTGCGGATATTGGCTCCAGAGGTGCGTCTCCAAGTCAGATGTCTGACTGTATGTGGTTGAAGGGACCTCCCGAAAAGATCTTTGTAAAAATGAATCAGTCTAGTGAGCATTTCTGCTTGCATAACCCAGATCAAGACAAAGAAGTACGTCCAGATGTCACATGTATGGCCACGAGGTCTATGGAGGGACATTCTAGTTTGGATCCCAAGTATCTCCAAAAGTTTTCCTCTTTCAGACGTCTGACCAAGACTGTAAGCAACTTGCAACATGTCTGCAAGTCGTTAAACAAATCGTGCGAGTGTGTTGGTTGGCATCTCTGTCCAGAAGCCTCTTCAGCAGAAAATGTTGAGAGCGCCCAGTGTTTGATATTCCGAACTTTCCAGAAGGAATCATACCCTAAAGAGATAGACTGTCTGAAAGAAGGCATTCCCATTCCTGCAAGTAGTCCTCTTCTGTCTCTAAATCCCTTCTTAGATGAAAAGGGTGTTCTTAGAGTGGGAGGAAGGCTAAGAAACTCAAAATTGCCAACCCCAGAAAGAAACCCTATCATCGTCCATGGTAGAAGTTATCTAACCTTGCTCTTGATTCGTCACTTTCATGAAAAAGTTTTGCACCAAGGTAGACATTTCACAGAAGGCGCTGTTAGGGAAGGTGGATTTTGGGTCACAGGTGGCAAGAAACAGGCTTCTTCCTATATCTATAGTTGTGTTCTCTGTCGCAAACTCAGATCAAAAAGTCAAACTCAGCTCATGGCGGATTTGCCCGCTGATCGCCTCATTCCAGCCCCTCCTTTCACGTATGTAGGAGTAGATGTATTTGGTCCCTGGAATGTGGTCACAAGGAAGACAAGAGGTGGTCAGTCCACCAATAAACGGTGGGCAGTTTTATTCACATGTCTCACGATAAGAGCTGTGCATGTTGAATTGGTGGAAGAAATGTCTTCTTCCGCATTCATCAATGCATTGAGACGCTTCATCTCTATTCGTGGGAATGTTTTACAATTCAGGTCTGACCGGGGCACCAATTTTGTGGGTGCCACATCTGATTTAGGGGTTGACGCTGTCAACATAGAAGATCAGCGTGTAAAGGGTCTCCTAGAGGAGAAAGGCACAACTTGGGTCTTCAATCCTCCACATGCTTCCCACATGGGAGGTGTCTGGGAGCTTATGATTGGTGTAGTGAGAAGAGCCCTAGATTCCATACTCACCGGCCATAAGCTTCAAAACCTCACTCATGATGTACTTGCTACTTTAATGGCCGAGGTGTGTGCTATTGTTAATGCACGACCACTAGTGCCTGTGTCACATGATGCAGAAGCACCGGAAATTCTGAGTCCTTCCATGCTGTTGACCCAAAAGTCATCCTCGCCTATCTCTTTCAATGAAAACTTGTCCATCAAAGACATTTACCGAGCCGAGTGGAAAAGGGTCCAGGTACTTGCAGACCAATTCTGGGCTAGATGGAAATCAGAATTTCTGAATATGCTTCAGAACAGGCAAAAGTGGGTCACTTCAAAACCAAATCTCAAGGTTGGGGATGTAGTTTTGCTCAAGGACAGTTCAACCACTAGAAATCAGTGGCCTTTGGCAGTAGTTGTTGAGGTATACTTTAGCACTGACGAAAAAGTCCGAACCGTTCAAGTGAGGTCTGTAAGTGATGGAAAGTCGAGTTTGTTTGTTCGACCTATTACAGAACTCGTTCTGCTTTTAAGCGAGTAGTTGATGGTTAGTCGTGTTAGAGTGGGGGGATAAGTGTACATAGTGAACAACTAGTCATATTCTCTAgtcatattttgtatgttaacATGTATGTTTGCAATAGTTTTTGAAATCCTTGTAGACTTTGGAAGATATATGTAAGATAAGGTTTGCATTTTGGAATATCTTTCAACAAGTAACTCGAGATGAGTAAACCTTTAGCTTCCTTATTTATGAAATTCAGTGAGTGTGGGCttagttttcaatttttgtGTTTACGCCTAAAGTTGAAAATTTGCTTAATTCTACTGAATGTTTAACTGTTAAACTGTATTTGAcagtaacatttcattttaatgtttctgTAGGGAATAGTTGCGCTTTATTATAGCGATGCCATATTTCTATAACATCGGACGGGGAGTGTCATGGATCTATATGAAAGAGCGTAGTGTTATAGTAATTTCGTTAGTTTTATACTTTCGCTCATTTTTGACGATTCGCTTCAATAGCACATGTTACTCTGGTTCCCAGTTTAAGTTTGTCATTATAACATTTCATAGAGTGAGCCGGACTTCAGTTCCGTATCTCCATTAAGAGAGTATTTAGCCTTGCGGTTCCCGCAAACGTTGAGAGAAGCTCCTTCTCGccaatttaagtaaatattatctGTCCTGCACACAGTGTAAGTACTTTTCCTGGCACTTCACTTTGTCATAGTTTTATCTATATCATGTTTAGAATGTTTCTTGTAACACGAGCATAATAACGTTATCGTCGAATTCCCGAGTGTTCTCGCA
Above is a genomic segment from Mya arenaria isolate MELC-2E11 chromosome 2, ASM2691426v1 containing:
- the LOC128216870 gene encoding uncharacterized protein LOC128216870, with protein sequence MELGCYTFKYRIRTGRYTFKYRIRTGRYTFKYRIHTGCYTFKYRIPTGCYTFKYRIRTGRYTFKYRIRTGRYTFKYRIPTGCYTFKYRIPTGCYTFKYRIRTGRYTFKIRTGCYSFKYRIPTGRYTFKYRIPTGRYTFKYRIRTGRYTFKYRIPTGCYTFKYRIPTGCYTFKYRIPTGSYTFKYRIRTDRYTLKYRIPTGCYTFKYRIPTGRYTFKYRIPTGRYTFKYRIPTGRYTPKKPDQIRGVFDASAKFENLSLNDVLLQGPDLINILLGILLRFRKDKIAICADIQQMFYNFLVKEEDRDFLRFFWYKENDPNKEIIEYRMRVHVFGNKPSPSVANFGLQKTAAISETEFGKDVQEFISQNFYDDDGLVSLPTVEQTVDLMKRTQAALLQNGNLRLHKIASSDERVLKAFPPEDLTKDLSCLDLSKDDLPTQRSLGLLWVLKSDCFTFSVPDVERPFTQRGMLSVVNSLYDPLGFVAPVTIVGKLLLRSMTSGNCSWDEPLPDEYFQKWLDWTDSLKSLKDVSISRGYFGHSLSQASNNTLLLFSDASEKAIASVAYLVSETVENSKTQIGFVMGKTKVAPTKGHTIPRLELCAAVLSAEIAEQVLAQLQVHVNEVRYFTDSKVVLGYIYNRKRRFYTYVANRVERILNSSKSSQWYYIDTKHNPADIGSRGASPSQMSDCMWLKGPPEKIFVKMNQSSEHFCLHNPDQDKEVRPDVTCMATRSMEGHSSLDPKYLQKFSSFRRLTKTVSNLQHVCKSLNKSCECVGWHLCPEASSAENVESAQCLIFRTFQKESYPKEIDCLKEGIPIPASSPLLSLNPFLDEKGVLRVGGRLRNSKLPTPERNPIIVHGRSYLTLLLIRHFHEKVLHQGRHFTEGAVREGGFWVTGGKKQASSYIYSCVLCRKLRSKSQTQLMADLPADRLIPAPPFTYVGVDVFGPWNVVTRKTRGGQSTNKRWAVLFTCLTIRAVHVELVEEMSSSAFINALRRFISIRGNVLQFRSDRGTNFVGATSDLGVDAVNIEDQRVKGLLEEKGTTWVFNPPHASHMGGVWELMIGVVRRALDSILTGHKLQNLTHDVLATLMAEVCAIVNARPLVPVSHDAEAPEILSPSMLLTQKSSSPISFNENLSIKDIYRAEWKRVQVLADQFWARWKSEFLNMLQNRQKWVTSKPNLKVGDVVLLKDSSTTRNQWPLAVVVEVYFSTDEKVRTVQVRSVSDGKSSLFVRPITELVLLLSE